The following are from one region of the Georgenia sp. M64 genome:
- a CDS encoding GuaB3 family IMP dehydrogenase-related protein — MSNEIEIGRAKRARRAYSFDDVAVVPSRRTRDPEDVSVSWQIDAYHVDLPVLAAPMDSVMSPATAIELGRLGGIGVLDLEGLWTRYEDPEPILAEIAELSEERSVLRMQELYAEPVKPELITARLKQVRAGGVTVAGSLSPQRTQEHWRTVVEAGVDLFVIRGTTVSAEHVSSRAEPLNLKRFIYELDVPVVVGGAATYTAALHLMRTGAAGVLVGFGGGAAHTTRRSLGIHVPMATAVADVAAARRDYLDESGGRYVHVIADGSVGRSGDLVKAIACGADAVMLGAALARASEAPGRGWHWGSEAHHPVLPRGERVHVGTVGSLAEILHGPSTQADGTVNLIGALRRTMATTGYSDIKEFQRVEVVVSPYSG, encoded by the coding sequence GTGAGCAACGAGATCGAGATCGGCCGGGCCAAGCGCGCACGACGCGCGTACAGCTTCGACGACGTCGCCGTCGTCCCCTCGCGGCGCACCCGCGACCCGGAGGACGTCTCGGTGAGCTGGCAGATCGACGCGTACCACGTGGACCTGCCCGTCCTGGCCGCGCCGATGGACTCGGTCATGAGCCCGGCCACCGCGATCGAGCTCGGCCGGCTCGGCGGCATCGGCGTCCTGGACCTCGAGGGCCTGTGGACCCGGTACGAGGACCCCGAGCCCATCCTCGCCGAGATCGCCGAGCTCTCCGAGGAGCGCTCGGTGCTGCGGATGCAGGAGCTCTACGCCGAGCCGGTCAAGCCCGAGCTCATCACGGCCCGCCTCAAGCAGGTCCGCGCCGGCGGGGTCACCGTGGCGGGGTCCCTGTCACCGCAGCGCACCCAGGAGCACTGGCGCACCGTCGTCGAGGCGGGCGTCGACCTCTTCGTCATCCGCGGCACGACCGTCTCTGCCGAGCACGTCTCCTCCCGCGCCGAGCCGCTGAACCTCAAGCGGTTCATCTACGAGCTGGACGTCCCCGTCGTCGTCGGCGGAGCGGCCACCTACACCGCGGCCCTGCACCTCATGCGCACCGGCGCCGCAGGGGTCCTCGTCGGCTTCGGCGGCGGGGCGGCGCACACCACGCGCCGCTCGCTGGGCATCCACGTCCCCATGGCGACGGCGGTGGCCGACGTGGCCGCCGCCCGGCGGGACTACCTCGACGAGTCGGGGGGCCGCTACGTCCACGTCATCGCCGACGGCAGCGTGGGCCGTTCCGGGGACCTCGTCAAGGCCATCGCCTGCGGTGCGGACGCCGTCATGCTCGGCGCCGCCCTGGCGCGCGCGAGCGAGGCGCCCGGGCGCGGGTGGCACTGGGGTTCCGAGGCGCACCACCCCGTCCTGCCCCGCGGCGAGCGGGTGCACGTGGGCACGGTGGGCTCCCTCGCGGAGATCCTCCACGGTCCCTCGACGCAGGCGGACGGGACGGTCAACCTCATCGGCGCGCTGCGCCGGACGATGGCGACCACCGGGTACTCCGACATCAAGGAGTTCCAGCGGGTCGAGGTCGTCGTGTCCCCGTACAGCGGCTGA
- a CDS encoding acetate kinase, with amino-acid sequence MTDTVLVINSGSSSIKYQLVDPAAGTALASGLVERIGERTGRVVHKHGTQTTERETAVADHGDGLRIVTGLFEEVGPSLAEAHVVAVGHRVVMGGRYYDGPVRVDEDVLATIERLSPLAPLHNPANLTGIRVARELFPDVPHVAVFDTAFFRNLPDDAATYALDREVAEQYSVRRYGAHGTSHQYVSTRVAEVLGRDLAELRTVVLHLGNGASASAVKGGHAVDTSMGLTPLEGLVMGTRTGDIDPAVVFHLARNAGMSIDEIDNLFNKRSGLKGLTGVNDLRELHDLVAAGDTAARVGLDVYTHRLRKYIGAYAAVMGGLDVLAFTAGVGENDDVVRAEAVRGLEFLGVQIDPELNAGRMKEAKVISPAGARVAVLVVPTNEELAIARQALTQL; translated from the coding sequence ATGACCGACACCGTCCTCGTCATCAACTCGGGATCGTCCTCGATCAAGTACCAGCTGGTCGACCCCGCGGCCGGGACGGCCCTCGCCTCGGGCCTCGTCGAGCGCATCGGCGAGCGGACGGGCCGGGTCGTGCACAAGCACGGCACGCAGACCACCGAGCGCGAGACGGCCGTGGCCGACCACGGCGACGGCCTGCGCATCGTCACGGGCCTCTTCGAAGAGGTGGGTCCCTCCCTCGCCGAGGCCCACGTCGTGGCCGTCGGCCACCGGGTGGTCATGGGCGGGCGGTACTACGACGGTCCCGTGCGCGTCGACGAGGACGTGCTGGCCACGATCGAGCGGCTCTCCCCGCTCGCCCCGCTGCACAACCCCGCCAACCTCACCGGCATCCGGGTGGCCCGCGAGCTCTTCCCCGACGTCCCCCACGTGGCCGTCTTCGACACCGCCTTCTTCCGCAACCTGCCCGACGACGCCGCCACGTACGCCCTCGACCGCGAGGTCGCCGAGCAGTACTCGGTGCGCCGGTACGGCGCCCACGGCACCTCTCACCAGTACGTCTCCACCCGGGTGGCGGAGGTCCTCGGCCGCGACCTGGCCGAGCTGCGCACCGTCGTCCTCCACCTGGGCAACGGGGCGTCGGCGTCGGCGGTCAAGGGCGGGCACGCCGTCGACACGTCCATGGGCCTGACGCCGCTCGAGGGGCTGGTCATGGGCACGCGGACCGGGGACATCGACCCCGCCGTGGTGTTCCACCTCGCGCGAAACGCGGGCATGAGCATCGACGAGATCGACAACCTGTTCAACAAGCGGTCCGGCCTCAAGGGCCTCACCGGCGTCAACGACCTGCGCGAGCTCCACGACCTCGTCGCCGCCGGTGACACCGCCGCGCGGGTGGGCCTGGACGTCTACACCCACCGGCTGCGCAAGTACATCGGCGCCTACGCCGCCGTCATGGGCGGCCTGGACGTCCTGGCCTTCACCGCGGGGGTCGGGGAGAACGACGACGTCGTGCGCGCCGAGGCCGTGCGTGGGCTGGAGTTCCTCGGGGTGCAGATCGACCCCGAGCTCAACGCCGGCCGCATGAAGGAGGCCAAGGTCATCTCCCCCGCCGGCGCCCGCGTGGCCGTCCTCGTGGTGCCCACCAACGAGGAGCTGGCCATCGCCCGCCAGGCGCTCACTCAGCTCTGA
- the pta gene encoding phosphate acetyltransferase produces MARSSIYIASPEGYTGKSIVALGLLDLMARRVGRVGIFRPVTRSASGDDVIVNLLLEHDGVDLTYDDVVGVTYDAVHADPDAALATVVDRYQHVARQCEAVLIVGSDYTDVAGPTELAFNARVAANLGAPVLLVVSALNRSPEDIHSLVEIAVGEIEQAHAATVGVVANRCGADQLDVVRDRLAGLGVPVWALPEIPLLSAPIVRDVMTALEGELILGDAELLGREAEHMLISGMNTEHVLERLREGQLCIAASDRPEVLITLATAHAAEGFPSLAGVVLNGGYAPSAQVLRLVEGLGNRLPVIVTRHDTFEAARIVAGTRGLLARGTQRKIDSALGVFEQNIEPESLMRVLDVPRSEVVTPLMFESALLERARSDRQHIVLPEGGDDRILRAASTLLSRQVADLTILGDESRVRARAAELGLDIEAATVLDPACSPLLQDFAEEYTRLRAHKGMTIDRAREIVRGVSYFGTMMVHLGLADGMVSGAAHTTAHTIKPSFEIIKTKPGTSIVSSVFFMCLADRVLVYGDCAVNPDPTSEELADIAISSSATAAQFGVDPRVAMLSYSTGESGSGADVEKVRRATEIVRERRPDLFVEGPIQYDAAVDASVARSKLPDSDVAGRATVFIFPDLNTGNNTYKAVQRSAGAVAVGPVLQGLNKPVNDLSRGALVQDIVNTVAITAVQAQAEKAAAAAAADADTTPAPDTTPAPAPQEASA; encoded by the coding sequence ATGGCTCGCTCCAGCATCTACATCGCCTCCCCGGAGGGGTACACCGGCAAGTCCATCGTGGCCCTGGGCCTGCTGGACCTCATGGCCCGGCGGGTGGGCCGGGTGGGGATCTTCCGGCCGGTGACCCGTTCGGCGAGCGGGGACGACGTCATCGTCAACCTCCTGCTCGAGCACGACGGCGTCGACCTCACCTACGACGACGTCGTGGGCGTGACGTACGACGCGGTCCACGCCGACCCCGACGCGGCCCTGGCCACGGTCGTCGACCGCTACCAGCACGTCGCGCGCCAGTGCGAGGCCGTCCTCATCGTCGGCTCGGACTACACCGACGTCGCCGGCCCGACCGAGCTGGCCTTCAACGCCCGGGTGGCGGCCAACCTCGGCGCCCCGGTCCTGCTGGTCGTCTCGGCGCTGAACCGCTCCCCCGAGGACATCCACAGCCTCGTCGAGATCGCGGTCGGGGAGATCGAGCAGGCCCACGCCGCGACGGTCGGCGTCGTGGCCAACCGCTGCGGCGCGGACCAGCTCGACGTCGTCCGCGACCGTCTCGCCGGGCTCGGCGTGCCGGTGTGGGCGCTGCCGGAGATCCCGCTGCTGTCCGCCCCCATCGTGCGCGACGTCATGACCGCTCTGGAGGGCGAGCTCATCCTGGGCGACGCCGAGCTCCTCGGCCGCGAGGCCGAGCACATGCTCATCTCCGGGATGAACACCGAGCACGTCCTGGAGCGGCTGCGCGAGGGCCAGCTGTGCATCGCGGCCAGCGACCGGCCCGAGGTCCTCATCACCCTGGCGACGGCGCACGCCGCCGAGGGCTTCCCGTCCCTGGCCGGCGTCGTCCTCAACGGTGGCTACGCCCCCTCCGCCCAGGTGCTGCGCCTGGTCGAGGGCCTGGGGAACCGGCTCCCGGTGATCGTCACCCGCCACGACACGTTCGAGGCGGCGCGGATCGTGGCCGGGACCCGCGGGCTCCTCGCGCGCGGGACCCAGCGCAAGATCGACTCCGCCCTGGGCGTCTTCGAGCAGAACATCGAGCCCGAGTCGCTCATGCGGGTCCTGGACGTGCCCCGCAGCGAGGTCGTCACGCCGCTGATGTTCGAGTCCGCGCTCCTGGAGCGGGCGCGGTCGGACCGCCAGCACATCGTGCTGCCCGAGGGCGGGGACGACCGGATCCTGCGCGCCGCCTCGACCCTGCTCTCCCGCCAGGTCGCGGACCTGACGATCCTCGGGGACGAGTCGCGGGTCCGGGCCCGCGCGGCCGAGCTCGGCCTGGACATCGAGGCCGCCACGGTCCTGGACCCGGCCTGCTCGCCGCTGCTGCAGGACTTCGCCGAGGAGTACACCCGGCTGCGCGCCCACAAGGGCATGACCATCGACCGGGCCCGCGAGATCGTCCGGGGCGTGTCGTACTTCGGCACGATGATGGTCCACCTCGGTCTCGCCGACGGCATGGTCTCCGGCGCCGCGCACACCACGGCGCACACGATCAAGCCGTCCTTCGAGATCATCAAGACCAAGCCGGGCACCTCGATCGTGTCGTCGGTGTTCTTCATGTGCCTGGCCGACCGGGTCCTCGTCTACGGCGACTGCGCGGTCAACCCCGACCCGACCTCCGAGGAGCTCGCGGACATCGCGATCTCCTCCTCCGCGACTGCCGCCCAGTTCGGCGTGGACCCGCGGGTCGCGATGCTCTCGTACTCCACCGGCGAGTCCGGCTCGGGCGCCGACGTGGAGAAGGTCCGCAGGGCCACCGAGATCGTCCGGGAGCGCCGTCCCGACCTCTTCGTCGAGGGCCCGATCCAGTACGACGCCGCGGTGGACGCCTCCGTGGCGCGGTCGAAGCTGCCGGACTCCGACGTCGCGGGCCGCGCGACGGTCTTCATCTTCCCGGACCTCAACACCGGCAACAACACCTACAAGGCGGTCCAGCGCTCGGCCGGCGCCGTCGCGGTCGGGCCGGTCCTGCAGGGCCTCAACAAGCCCGTCAACGACCTCTCCCGCGGCGCCCTGGTCCAGGACATCGTCAACACGGTCGCCATCACCGCCGTCCAGGCCCAGGCCGAGAAGGCAGCCGCCGCGGCCGCCGCCGACGCCGACACCACCCCCGCACCCGACACCACCCCCGCACCCGCCCCGCAGGAGGCCTCCGCATGA
- a CDS encoding class II fumarate hydratase, giving the protein MTHSDHDFRIEHDTMGEVKVPRDALYSAQTQRAVENFPISGRGLSAHHIAALGQVKRAAALANAELGVLPEDVARAVATAADEVIAGMHDRHFPIDVFQTGSGTSSNMNTNEVVANLAGTILGRPVHPNDHVNASQSSNDVFPSSIHIAAMQAVTEELLPGLEVLAASLERKAEEFADVVKSGRTHLMDATPITLGQEFSGYATQIRYGIARVEATLPRLAELPLGGTAVGTGINTPPGFSARVIELIAENTGLPLVEARNHFEAQAAQDSLVETSGALRTIAVSLTKIANDLRWMGSGPRTGLGELALPDLQPGSSIMPGKVNPVVPEATVMVAAQVIGNDAAIAFAGAQGNFDLLVMLPVMARNLLESITLVGNVSRVLATKTVDGLVANVERCLELAESSPSIVTPLNRVIGYEAAARIAKHSVKKGITVRAAVEDLGYVERGEITPAQLDEALDVRSMTAPRQP; this is encoded by the coding sequence GTGACGCACAGCGACCACGACTTCCGCATCGAGCACGACACGATGGGGGAGGTGAAGGTCCCGCGGGACGCGCTCTACTCCGCCCAGACCCAGCGCGCGGTCGAGAACTTCCCCATCTCCGGGCGCGGGCTGTCCGCGCACCACATCGCCGCGCTCGGGCAGGTCAAGCGCGCCGCCGCGCTGGCCAACGCCGAGCTGGGGGTCCTGCCCGAGGACGTCGCCCGGGCCGTCGCCACGGCCGCCGACGAGGTCATCGCCGGCATGCACGACCGCCACTTCCCGATCGACGTCTTCCAGACCGGCTCCGGGACGTCGTCGAACATGAACACCAACGAGGTGGTCGCCAACCTCGCCGGCACCATCCTGGGCCGGCCCGTCCACCCCAACGACCACGTCAACGCCTCCCAGTCCTCCAACGACGTCTTCCCCTCCTCCATCCACATCGCCGCCATGCAGGCGGTGACCGAGGAGCTGCTGCCGGGGCTGGAGGTCCTCGCGGCGTCCCTCGAGCGCAAGGCCGAGGAGTTCGCCGACGTCGTGAAGTCCGGGCGCACGCACCTCATGGACGCCACGCCGATCACGCTCGGCCAGGAGTTCTCCGGCTACGCCACGCAGATCCGGTACGGCATCGCCCGGGTCGAGGCGACCCTGCCGCGCCTCGCCGAGCTCCCCCTCGGCGGCACCGCCGTCGGCACCGGCATCAACACCCCGCCCGGCTTCTCCGCGCGCGTCATCGAGCTCATCGCCGAGAACACCGGCCTGCCGCTCGTGGAGGCCCGGAACCACTTCGAGGCCCAGGCCGCTCAGGACTCCCTCGTGGAGACCTCGGGGGCGCTGCGGACGATCGCGGTGTCCCTCACCAAGATCGCCAACGACCTGCGGTGGATGGGCTCCGGGCCCCGGACCGGCCTGGGCGAGCTCGCCCTGCCCGACCTGCAGCCGGGCTCGTCGATCATGCCCGGCAAGGTCAACCCGGTCGTCCCCGAGGCGACCGTCATGGTCGCTGCGCAGGTCATCGGCAACGACGCCGCCATCGCCTTCGCGGGCGCCCAGGGCAACTTCGACCTGCTCGTGATGCTCCCGGTCATGGCGCGCAACCTGCTCGAGTCCATCACCCTGGTCGGCAACGTCTCGCGCGTCCTGGCCACCAAGACCGTCGACGGGCTCGTGGCGAACGTCGAGCGGTGCCTGGAGCTGGCCGAGTCCTCGCCGTCGATCGTCACCCCGCTCAACCGGGTGATCGGGTACGAGGCGGCCGCGAGGATCGCGAAGCACTCCGTGAAGAAGGGGATCACGGTGCGCGCGGCGGTGGAGGACCTCGGCTATGTCGAGCGCGGCGAGATCACCCCCGCGCAGCTCGACGAGGCGCTCGACGTGCGGTCCATGACCGCGCCGCGCCAGCCCTGA
- a CDS encoding phosphoketolase family protein, with the protein MTTTSAAPAAWQRRSDATTAPLDAETLERVDAWWRAANYLSVGQIYLHDNPLLREPLHRDHVKPRLLGHWGTTPGLNFLYAHMNRAIAERDLSAMYITGPGHGGPGLVANTYLEGTYSETYPDITQDAEGLRRLFRQFSFPGGIPSHVAPETPGSIHEGGELGYALSHAYGAAFDNPDLLVLAVVGDGEAETGPLATSWHSNKFVNPAKDGVVLPVLHLNGYKIANPTVLARIPEEELADLMRGYGHKPHFFTGGFDGEDPAAVHRRFAKLLDVVLDEIAEIKARAAAEPDMDRPAWPMIVFRSPKGWTGPKEIDGKRTEDSWRSHQVPLASARDTDEHLADLEAWLRSYRAEELFDTEGRLDPAVASLAPAGHLRMSANPHTNGGLVLRDLRLPDWRDFGVEVDVPGAPMTEATRVLGKFLTEVVRLNPENFRIFGPDETASNRLQDVYDVTDKQWNAGYLPTDADDHLARAGRVMEVLSEHQCQGWLEGYLLTGRHGMMSSYEAFIHIVDSMFNQHAKWLKVTNHIPWRRPIASLNYLLSSHVWRQDHNGFSHQDPGFIDHVVNKKADIIRVYLPPDTNTLLSTYAHVLGSKQYVNVVVAGKQPAPNFLGVDDADRHCARGLGIWEWAGTEVEGTPPDVVLGCAGDVPTLETLAAADILRQNIPDLKVRVVNVVDLMRLQDEKEHPHGLSDRAFDTIFTTDRPIVFAYHGYPWLIHRLTYRRTGHKNLHVRGFKEEGTTTTPFDMVMLNDLDRYHLVMDVIDRVPGLAARHGLLRQRMIDARHEARAYTREHGEDIPAVADWVWPDVGDTATERGGPTASAATGGDNE; encoded by the coding sequence ATGACCACCACCTCCGCCGCCCCCGCCGCGTGGCAGCGCCGCTCGGACGCGACGACCGCCCCCCTGGACGCCGAGACCCTGGAGCGGGTCGACGCCTGGTGGCGGGCGGCGAACTACCTCTCCGTCGGTCAGATCTACCTCCACGACAACCCCCTGCTGCGCGAGCCGCTCCACCGCGACCACGTCAAGCCGCGCCTGCTGGGCCACTGGGGCACGACGCCGGGGCTGAACTTCCTCTACGCGCACATGAACCGCGCCATCGCCGAGCGCGACCTCTCCGCCATGTACATTACGGGCCCGGGGCACGGCGGGCCCGGCCTGGTGGCGAACACCTACCTCGAGGGCACCTACAGCGAGACCTACCCGGACATCACCCAGGACGCCGAGGGACTGCGCCGCCTCTTCCGGCAGTTCTCCTTCCCCGGCGGCATCCCCTCCCACGTGGCCCCCGAGACCCCCGGCTCCATCCACGAGGGCGGCGAGCTCGGCTACGCCCTCTCCCACGCCTACGGCGCCGCGTTCGACAACCCCGACCTGCTCGTCCTCGCCGTCGTCGGTGACGGCGAGGCCGAGACCGGCCCCCTGGCCACGTCGTGGCACTCCAACAAGTTCGTCAACCCGGCCAAGGACGGCGTCGTCCTGCCGGTGCTGCACCTCAACGGCTACAAGATCGCCAACCCCACCGTCCTCGCCCGGATCCCCGAGGAGGAGCTGGCCGACCTCATGCGGGGCTACGGCCACAAGCCCCACTTCTTCACCGGCGGCTTCGACGGCGAGGACCCCGCCGCGGTCCACCGCCGCTTCGCCAAGCTCCTCGACGTCGTCCTGGACGAGATCGCCGAGATCAAGGCGCGCGCCGCCGCCGAACCGGACATGGACCGGCCGGCGTGGCCGATGATCGTCTTCCGCAGCCCGAAGGGCTGGACCGGTCCGAAGGAGATCGACGGCAAGCGCACCGAGGACTCCTGGCGCTCCCACCAGGTGCCGCTGGCCAGCGCCCGGGACACCGACGAGCACCTCGCCGACCTCGAGGCCTGGCTGCGCAGCTACCGCGCGGAGGAGCTGTTCGACACCGAGGGCCGGCTGGACCCGGCCGTCGCCTCCCTCGCCCCCGCCGGGCACCTGCGGATGAGCGCCAACCCGCACACCAACGGCGGTCTGGTCCTGCGGGACCTGCGCCTGCCCGACTGGCGCGACTTCGGCGTCGAGGTCGACGTCCCCGGGGCCCCGATGACCGAGGCCACCCGGGTGCTGGGGAAGTTCCTCACCGAGGTGGTGCGCCTCAACCCCGAGAACTTCCGGATCTTCGGGCCGGACGAGACCGCCTCGAACCGCCTCCAGGACGTCTACGACGTCACCGACAAGCAGTGGAACGCCGGCTACCTGCCCACGGACGCCGACGACCACCTCGCCCGCGCCGGTCGCGTCATGGAGGTGCTCTCCGAGCACCAGTGCCAGGGCTGGCTCGAGGGGTACCTGCTCACCGGCCGGCACGGGATGATGAGCTCCTACGAGGCGTTCATCCACATCGTCGACTCGATGTTCAACCAGCACGCGAAGTGGCTCAAGGTCACCAACCACATCCCGTGGCGCCGGCCCATCGCCTCCCTCAACTACCTGCTGTCCTCCCACGTGTGGCGCCAGGACCACAACGGCTTCTCCCACCAGGACCCCGGCTTCATCGACCACGTGGTCAACAAGAAGGCCGACATCATCCGGGTGTACCTGCCGCCGGACACCAACACCCTGCTGTCGACGTACGCGCACGTGCTGGGCTCCAAGCAGTACGTCAACGTCGTCGTCGCCGGCAAGCAGCCCGCGCCGAACTTCCTCGGCGTCGACGACGCCGACCGGCACTGCGCGCGCGGCCTGGGCATCTGGGAGTGGGCGGGCACCGAGGTCGAGGGCACGCCGCCCGACGTCGTCCTCGGCTGCGCCGGGGACGTGCCCACCCTCGAGACCCTCGCCGCGGCGGACATCCTGCGCCAGAACATCCCCGACCTCAAGGTGCGCGTCGTCAACGTCGTCGACCTCATGCGCCTGCAGGACGAGAAGGAGCACCCGCACGGGCTGAGCGACCGCGCCTTCGACACGATCTTCACCACCGACCGGCCGATCGTGTTCGCGTACCACGGCTACCCGTGGCTCATCCACCGTCTGACCTACCGCCGGACCGGGCACAAGAACCTCCACGTGCGCGGGTTCAAGGAGGAGGGCACGACGACGACGCCGTTCGACATGGTCATGCTCAACGACCTCGACCGGTACCACCTCGTCATGGACGTCATCGACCGGGTGCCCGGCCTCGCCGCCCGGCACGGCCTGCTGCGCCAGCGGATGATCGACGCCCGGCACGAGGCCCGCGCCTACACCAGGGAGCACGGCGAGGACATCCCGGCCGTGGCGGACTGGGTGTGGCCGGACGTCGGTGACACCGCGACCGAGCGCGGCGGACCGACCGCGTCGGCCGCCACGGGCGGGGACAACGAGTAG